One genomic region from Mytilus trossulus isolate FHL-02 chromosome 9, PNRI_Mtr1.1.1.hap1, whole genome shotgun sequence encodes:
- the LOC134684012 gene encoding uncharacterized protein LOC134684012, with product MASNWSICGICDFRHVTKPSVVWCAECDEGLCDNCKEHHSISKSSRDHDTVPIDEYQNLPTEVLQVAQSCRKHNQKYQIFCKKHDCPCCKKCVVEDHNDCKDIDDIDDAIKNVKSSNAFNEIELTLSKMVKYIERVKKDREEHLLSIKEQKEQIETKILQARQAMNNHLDLLQQSITDTLSLTIEKENKNVLHFLELIEKTDKEIKDFQSNHLKIKEHASELQTFLILKQMEHDIVTTKEYLQSINKSGSLNHHHFSLKIDTTLEKLKINVKVFGKIVNDTRPSDIPFVRHDDKQAQLIIPVTAKSIDDLTLTLVQSINTYSEDVRGCTMLPDGRMVFTCYSYPEGYLTVIKPDGRKDFKINTEAAFDVVYLKEDIIAVTSGRFSDNIKLIDTKFKRVKKTIYVGSSNDGMALKDKDLIYCGREKGLKKISLDDDSVSTITNSKLSELSHIAAFSDNFIYTDCKKNTVTCTTQQGQVKWIFENESILKCPFSISVDNEGNVYVVGRDSCNVVVISPDGQRHRQILHGFSIVHLQKPSALHYDLVTNKLLIANSQNKAFLFNVTS from the coding sequence ATGGCAAGTAACTGGTCAATTTGTGGTATTTGTGATTTTCGACATGTCACCAAACCATCTGTGGTATGGTGCGCAGAATGCGATGAAGGGCTTTGTGATAACTGCAAAGAACACCACAGCATTTCCAAATCATCACGTGATCATGACACCGTACCTATCGATGAATACCAAAACTTACCAACAGAGGTTCTCCAAGTTGCACAGTCTTGCAGAAAACATAACCAAAAGTAccaaatattctgtaaaaaacATGACTGTCCATGCTGTAAGAAATGTGTTGTCGAGGACCACAATGACTGTAAAGATATTGATGATATAGACGACGCCATAAAAAACGTGAAATCATCAAATGCTTTCAATGAAATTGAGCTAACCCTTTCTAAAATGGTCAAGTATATTGAAAGAGTAAAGAAAGATCGTGAAGAACATTTACTTTCCATAAAAGAACAGAAAGAACAAATTGAGACCAAAATATTACAGGCAAGGCAGGCAATGAACAATCATCTTGATTTACTTCAACAGTCGATAACTGATACGCTGAGTTTAACCattgaaaaggaaaataaaaatgttcttcATTTCCTGGAATTAATTGaaaaaactgataaagaaatCAAAGACTTTCAATCCaaccatttgaaaataaaagaacatgCTTCTGAACTGCAGAcgtttcttattttaaaacaaatggaaCACGACATAGTTACAACGAAAGAATATTTACAATCTATTAACAAAAGCGGAAGTCTGAACCAtcatcatttttctttaaagatcGACACAACTTTAGAGAAATTAAAGATCAATGTTAAAGTATTTGGAAAAATTGTTAATGACACGAGACCAAGTGATATTCCCTTTGTAAGGCATGACGATAAACAAGCCCAGCTGATAATTCCTGTAACAGCCAAGTCTATAGATGACTTAACACTTACGTTGGTCCAGTCCATCAATACGTATAGTGAAGATGTTAGAGGTTGCACTATGCTTCCTGATGGTAGAATGGTGTTTACCTGTTACAGTTACCCTGAAGGTTATCTTACTGTAATCAAACCTGACGGTAGGAAAGATTTCAAAATTAACACAGAAGCTGCTTTTGATGTTGTATATCTCAAAGAGGATATTATAGCTGTAACCTCTGGTAGGTTCTCAGATAATATTAAATTGATAGATACAAAATTTAAGAGGGTCaagaaaacaatatatgttGGCTCCAGTAATGATGGCATGGCACTAAAAGATAAAGATTTGATATATTGTGGAAGAGAAAAAGGGTTGAAGAAAATCAGTTTGGATGATGATTCCGTTAGTACAATAACGAATTCAAAACTAAGTGAATTGTCGCACATAGCAGCATTCAGtgacaattttatatatacagactGTAAAAAGAACACAGTTACATGCACTACTCAGCAAGGACAAGTAAAATGGATATTTGAGAATGAAAGTATACTGAAGTGTCCATTTTCTATATCTGTAGACAATGAAGGTAATGTGTATGTTGTAGGGCGTGATTCTTGCAATGTGGTAGTTATCTCCCCTGATGGACAACGACATAGACAAATATTACATGGTTTTTCAATTGTACATCTCCAAAAGCCGTCTGCATTGCATTATGACCTAGTAACAAACAAGTTGTTAATAGCGAATTCGCAAAATAAGGCATTCTTGTTTAATGTGAcatcataa